One Tolypothrix bouteillei VB521301 DNA window includes the following coding sequences:
- a CDS encoding formylglycine-generating enzyme family protein, translating into MQERLCQENLNHNLGKQRTLKPPQKPSDRDMVWIPGGTFMMGSDRHYPEESPAHLVRVSGFWMDRYAVTNKQFQRFVKATGYKTVAERQPKLEDYPGAIPELLVPGSAVFQQPNQPVNLQNCNWWVYVPGANWRHPTGPDSSIKGKENHPAVHIAYEDAVAYANWAGKSLPTEAEWEFAARGGLDNAVYGWGNEFAPKGKRMANTWEGEFPWQNLKPNPPGAEPVGLYPPNGYGLYDMVGNVWEWTTDWYQDHHPENKSKPCCIPTNPRGATKEESYDPTVLQAQIPRKVLKGGSFLCAPNYCQRYRPAARHPETVDTSTCHIGFRCVVRVG; encoded by the coding sequence ATGCAAGAAAGATTGTGCCAAGAGAATTTAAACCATAACCTTGGTAAACAAAGAACACTCAAACCTCCTCAAAAACCAAGCGATCGCGATATGGTTTGGATACCGGGCGGGACTTTTATGATGGGGTCCGATCGCCACTACCCTGAAGAAAGCCCAGCTCATCTCGTTCGTGTCAGTGGTTTCTGGATGGATCGCTATGCAGTTACCAATAAACAGTTTCAACGTTTTGTCAAAGCCACAGGCTATAAAACTGTTGCAGAACGGCAACCAAAGCTAGAAGATTACCCAGGTGCTATCCCGGAACTGCTTGTACCAGGCTCGGCTGTCTTTCAGCAACCAAATCAACCTGTCAATTTACAAAATTGTAACTGGTGGGTTTACGTCCCTGGTGCTAACTGGCGACATCCTACAGGACCGGACAGTTCTATTAAAGGGAAAGAAAACCATCCCGCAGTACATATTGCGTATGAAGATGCTGTAGCGTATGCAAATTGGGCTGGTAAATCACTTCCAACAGAGGCAGAGTGGGAATTTGCGGCTCGTGGTGGATTGGATAATGCTGTTTATGGGTGGGGCAATGAATTTGCCCCTAAGGGCAAGCGGATGGCAAACACTTGGGAAGGAGAGTTTCCCTGGCAAAACCTAAAACCAAACCCTCCTGGAGCAGAACCAGTTGGTTTGTATCCTCCCAACGGTTACGGTTTATATGATATGGTAGGCAACGTTTGGGAATGGACAACAGATTGGTATCAAGACCATCACCCAGAAAACAAATCAAAACCTTGCTGCATTCCCACCAACCCTAGAGGTGCAACAAAAGAAGAAAGTTACGACCCTACTGTACTCCAAGCTCAAATACCAAGAAAAGTCCTCAAAGGAGGTTCTTTTCTTTGTGCGCCCAACTACTGCCAGCGTTACCGACCAGCAGCACGACATCCAGAAACAGTTGATACCTCAACCTGCCACATTGGATTTCGTTGTGTAGTCCGCGTAGGTTGA